From one Enterococcus sp. DIV2402 genomic stretch:
- a CDS encoding ABC transporter permease, producing the protein MNDRNEKIRNLLVPILSVVMGLVLGAIIMAAFGYNPIVGYRSMLNAALGTQRGIGETLRQATPLIFTALGFSVANSAGFFNIGLSGQALCGWIVSVWTALAFPDLPKMVLLPLCVILGAAAGAVAAAIPGILRAFFGTSEVIVTIMMNYILLYTSTFLLQDVMPESFRSSLDSTNAITQNASLRIPWLTQFFGGSRVSGGLFLALIMLVLVWFLMKKTTLGFEIRSVGLNPFASEYAGMSSKRTIILSMIISGGLAGLGGVVEGLGTYQNFFVQTTSLAIGFDGMAVSLLGAGSAIGIFLSAILFSILKIGGLGMQTIAEIPFEIVNVSIALIIFFVGINFVIRLAMAKILPDKKQEEIVKTIETAPNDQSQEGGEL; encoded by the coding sequence ATGAATGATCGCAATGAAAAAATTCGTAATTTATTAGTGCCAATTTTATCAGTTGTAATGGGCTTAGTTTTAGGCGCGATTATTATGGCTGCCTTTGGATATAATCCAATTGTCGGTTACCGTTCAATGTTAAATGCTGCATTAGGTACACAGCGTGGAATTGGTGAAACATTACGTCAAGCAACACCATTAATTTTTACAGCCTTAGGGTTTTCTGTGGCAAACTCAGCCGGCTTTTTCAACATCGGGTTATCTGGACAAGCATTATGTGGTTGGATTGTCAGCGTTTGGACAGCTTTAGCATTCCCAGATCTACCAAAAATGGTTTTATTACCATTATGCGTGATCTTAGGAGCAGCAGCAGGAGCAGTTGCAGCAGCTATTCCTGGTATCTTACGTGCATTCTTTGGCACAAGTGAAGTTATCGTAACGATCATGATGAACTATATTTTGTTATATACAAGTACCTTCTTATTACAAGATGTCATGCCAGAAAGTTTCCGTTCAAGCTTGGATTCAACAAATGCAATTACACAAAATGCAAGTTTACGTATTCCTTGGTTAACCCAGTTCTTTGGAGGTTCGCGTGTTAGTGGTGGATTGTTCCTTGCGTTGATTATGTTAGTTCTTGTATGGTTCCTAATGAAGAAAACAACGCTTGGTTTTGAAATTCGTTCTGTAGGTTTAAATCCATTTGCTTCAGAATATGCTGGGATGAGTAGTAAACGAACAATCATTTTATCAATGATTATTTCTGGTGGATTAGCTGGTTTAGGTGGGGTTGTGGAAGGTTTAGGAACTTATCAAAACTTCTTCGTACAAACAACTTCATTAGCAATCGGATTTGATGGAATGGCGGTTTCCTTATTAGGTGCTGGCTCTGCGATAGGTATTTTCTTATCAGCAATTTTATTCAGTATTTTGAAAATTGGTGGTTTAGGAATGCAAACAATTGCTGAAATTCCATTTGAAATTGTAAATGTATCGATTGCCTTGATTATTTTCTTTGTAGGTATTAACTTTGTTATTCGTTTAGCGATGGCGAAAATTTTACCAGATAAAAAACAAGAAGAAATCGTAAAAACAATTGAAACGGCACCAAATGATCAAAGTCAAGAAGGGGGCGAATTATAA
- a CDS encoding ABC transporter permease: MSTVGLIALILTSTLVYSTPLILTALGGTFSERSGIVNVGLEGIMVMGAFSAVVFNLSMADQLGAWTPWVAILVGGGVGVLFSLLHAVATISFRADHIISGTVVNLMAPALGVFLIKVLYQKGQTDNISYNLGYFSFPILKDIPIIGTIFFKNTFLPAYLAILVAVLAWYIIYKTRFGLRLRSVGENPQAADTLGINVYKFRYAGVLISGLLGGMGGAIFAQSISGNFSAGTIVGQGFISMAAMIFGKWNPLGAMGAALFFGFAQSLSIIGAQLPVISSIPPVLLQIAPYLLTVIVLVLFLGKASGPKAGGKNYIKSK, encoded by the coding sequence ATGTCAACAGTAGGTTTAATTGCATTAATCTTAACATCTACCTTGGTTTATTCAACGCCTTTGATTTTGACTGCATTAGGTGGTACTTTTTCAGAGCGTAGTGGGATTGTCAATGTAGGTTTAGAAGGAATTATGGTTATGGGTGCGTTTAGTGCCGTCGTCTTTAACCTTTCAATGGCAGATCAGTTGGGTGCATGGACACCATGGGTCGCTATTTTAGTCGGTGGTGGTGTCGGCGTTCTTTTTTCACTATTACATGCAGTCGCAACGATTAGTTTTCGTGCAGACCATATTATTAGTGGTACGGTAGTTAACTTGATGGCTCCAGCGTTAGGAGTCTTCTTGATTAAAGTGCTTTATCAAAAAGGACAAACAGACAATATCAGTTACAACTTAGGATATTTCTCATTCCCGATTTTAAAAGATATCCCAATCATTGGGACGATTTTCTTTAAAAACACCTTTTTACCCGCTTATCTAGCTATTTTAGTTGCTGTATTAGCTTGGTACATTATTTATAAAACACGTTTTGGTTTGCGTTTGCGTTCAGTTGGGGAAAATCCTCAAGCAGCTGATACCTTAGGAATTAACGTGTACAAGTTCCGTTATGCTGGCGTATTAATTTCTGGTTTGTTAGGTGGTATGGGTGGCGCAATCTTTGCCCAATCAATCTCAGGAAACTTCTCAGCAGGAACAATTGTAGGGCAAGGGTTTATCTCAATGGCGGCCATGATTTTTGGTAAATGGAATCCACTTGGTGCAATGGGAGCAGCGTTATTCTTTGGTTTTGCCCAAAGTTTAAGTATTATTGGTGCTCAATTACCGGTGATTTCATCTATTCCTCCAGTCTTATTACAAATTGCGCCATATTTATTAACTGTAATTGTTTTAGTACTTTTCTTAGGAAAAGCATCTGGACCAAAAGCAGGCGGAAAGAATTATATCAAATCAAAATAA
- the deoB gene encoding phosphopentomutase yields the protein MFKRVHLIVMDSVGIGEAPDADKFNDKGADTLGHIAKEAGLTIPHLEQLGLGTIRPLEGVKNVEDHQGYATKLEEISVGKDTMTGHWEIMGLNIQKPFRVFPEGFPEELLKQIEDFSGRKIVCNLPYSGTAVIDDYGKHQMETGDLIVYTSADPVLQIAAHEEIIPLEELYRICEYTREITKDEPYMIGRIIARPYLGEPGNFQRTSNRHDYALDPFGKTVLDSLKDNDKDVIAVGKINDIFNGQGITEFVRTKDNMDGVDKLLEVMQKDFTGLSFTNLVDFDALYGHRRDVEGYARAIEDFDGRIPEILDAMAEDDLLMITADHGNDPTFAGTDHTREYVPLLVFSKKFAGQGKLPQGFYADISATIAENFGVPATENGESFLNNLK from the coding sequence ATGTTTAAACGAGTACATTTAATCGTGATGGATTCTGTTGGAATTGGCGAAGCGCCCGATGCAGACAAATTCAATGACAAAGGAGCCGATACTTTAGGTCATATTGCCAAAGAAGCTGGACTAACAATTCCGCACTTAGAGCAATTAGGTCTAGGAACCATTCGCCCTTTAGAAGGTGTCAAAAATGTTGAAGACCATCAAGGCTATGCAACAAAACTAGAAGAAATTTCAGTCGGTAAAGATACCATGACCGGTCATTGGGAAATTATGGGCTTAAATATTCAAAAACCATTCCGTGTATTTCCAGAAGGATTTCCAGAAGAATTATTAAAACAAATTGAAGATTTTTCTGGTCGCAAAATTGTGTGTAATTTACCTTATTCGGGTACTGCTGTTATCGATGACTACGGAAAACATCAAATGGAAACTGGCGATTTAATTGTCTATACATCTGCCGATCCAGTCTTGCAAATTGCAGCGCATGAAGAGATTATTCCATTAGAAGAGTTGTATCGTATTTGTGAATACACCCGTGAAATTACCAAAGATGAACCCTACATGATCGGCCGAATTATTGCACGTCCTTATCTAGGAGAACCAGGTAACTTCCAACGCACCAGTAATCGTCATGATTATGCGTTAGATCCATTTGGTAAGACTGTTTTAGATTCATTGAAAGATAATGACAAAGATGTCATTGCTGTTGGTAAAATTAATGACATTTTCAATGGTCAAGGAATTACGGAATTTGTTCGGACAAAAGACAACATGGATGGTGTGGATAAATTATTGGAAGTGATGCAAAAAGACTTTACAGGTTTAAGCTTTACCAACCTTGTAGACTTTGACGCATTGTATGGCCATCGTCGTGATGTGGAAGGCTACGCACGTGCTATTGAAGATTTCGATGGACGTATTCCAGAAATTTTAGATGCAATGGCAGAAGATGATTTGTTAATGATTACTGCTGACCATGGCAATGATCCAACTTTTGCGGGAACTGACCATACAAGAGAATATGTGCCATTGCTTGTATTTAGTAAAAAATTTGCTGGACAAGGAAAATTACCGCAAGGATTTTATGCAGATATTTCAGCTACAATTGCTGAGAATTTTGGCGTACCAGCCACTGAAAATGGCGAAAGTTTCTTAAACAACTTAAAATAG
- a CDS encoding purine-nucleoside phosphorylase, with protein MTKLQEQLTETTAFLQEKGVKDVEFGLILGSGLGELADEIEEAVVIPYAEIPYFPVSTVVGHAGQLVYGTLAGKKVLAMQGRFHYYEGHSMQTVTYPVRVMAALKAHSMIVTNACGGVNETFEPGDLMLITDHINYTGDNPLIGENADEMGPRFPDMSNAYTPAYRELAKEVGTKKGLHLKEGVYMGWSGPTYETPAEIRMSRVIGADAVGMSTVPEVIVATHSGLKVLGISCITNLAAGMQATLNHAEVVETTERVKAEFKELIKETLAVL; from the coding sequence ATGACAAAATTACAAGAACAATTAACAGAGACAACAGCTTTTCTTCAAGAAAAAGGGGTAAAAGATGTAGAATTTGGGTTGATTTTAGGATCAGGTTTAGGTGAACTAGCGGATGAAATTGAAGAAGCAGTTGTTATTCCGTATGCTGAAATTCCATATTTCCCAGTATCAACAGTTGTGGGTCATGCGGGACAATTAGTTTATGGTACGCTAGCTGGTAAAAAAGTCTTAGCGATGCAAGGACGTTTCCATTACTATGAAGGTCATTCAATGCAAACAGTGACTTATCCTGTACGTGTGATGGCAGCCTTAAAAGCTCATTCAATGATTGTAACGAATGCATGCGGCGGTGTGAATGAAACCTTTGAACCAGGTGATTTGATGTTAATTACAGATCACATCAATTACACAGGTGACAATCCATTAATCGGTGAAAATGCGGACGAAATGGGTCCACGTTTCCCTGATATGAGTAATGCGTATACACCAGCATACCGTGAGCTTGCCAAAGAAGTTGGTACGAAAAAAGGTCTACATCTAAAAGAAGGTGTTTACATGGGATGGTCAGGTCCAACTTATGAAACACCAGCTGAAATTCGGATGTCTCGTGTCATCGGTGCCGATGCTGTAGGAATGTCAACAGTACCAGAAGTGATTGTTGCGACACACAGTGGCTTAAAAGTTTTAGGTATTTCATGTATTACGAACTTAGCAGCCGGCATGCAAGCGACTTTAAATCATGCAGAAGTAGTGGAAACAACAGAACGTGTCAAAGCTGAATTTAAAGAATTAATCAAAGAAACATTAGCAGTTTTATAA
- the deoD gene encoding purine-nucleoside phosphorylase — protein sequence MSVHIEAKPGEIADKILLPGDPLRAKYIAETFLEDPICYNNVRGMLGYTGVYKGERVSVQGTGMGMPSATIYAHELINSYDVKKLIRVGTCGAISTDVHVRDLVIAQGAVTSSSIIQKNFNQFHFAPIADFQLLKTAYEIAQENGFTTHVGNILSEDSFYKDDMTETLKLAELGVMGVEMEAAALYYLGAKFHVQTLAICTVSDHIITGEETTPEERQTTFDDMIKVGLETAIH from the coding sequence ATGAGCGTTCATATCGAAGCAAAACCAGGTGAAATTGCTGATAAAATTTTACTTCCTGGTGATCCCTTACGTGCCAAATATATTGCAGAAACATTTTTAGAAGATCCGATTTGTTATAACAATGTACGTGGGATGTTAGGTTATACAGGTGTTTATAAAGGCGAACGTGTTTCTGTACAAGGAACAGGAATGGGAATGCCTTCCGCAACTATTTATGCACATGAGCTAATTAATTCCTACGATGTTAAAAAATTGATTCGTGTCGGAACTTGTGGAGCGATTTCCACAGATGTTCATGTACGTGATTTAGTGATTGCGCAAGGAGCAGTAACCAGTTCCTCAATTATTCAAAAAAACTTTAATCAATTCCATTTTGCACCGATTGCTGATTTTCAATTATTAAAAACGGCATATGAAATTGCACAAGAAAATGGCTTTACTACGCATGTCGGTAATATCTTATCTGAAGATAGTTTTTATAAAGATGATATGACTGAAACATTGAAATTAGCAGAACTAGGTGTGATGGGTGTTGAAATGGAAGCTGCAGCTTTGTATTATCTTGGAGCGAAATTCCATGTCCAAACCTTAGCTATCTGTACAGTTAGCGATCATATTATTACAGGTGAAGAAACAACACCAGAAGAGCGTCAAACCACATTTGATGATATGATTAAAGTTGGTTTAGAAACGGCTATTCATTAA
- a CDS encoding iron-containing alcohol dehydrogenase, with product MENFNFHVETDIRFGKERLGELPEVLHSFGKNVLLVYGGGSVKKNGLYEKVMNTLDGYTVIELAGVEPNPRIETVTKGAQLCREHQIDVILAVGGGSVIDCSKAIAAGAFVEGDLWENLVLQRQYNGPAIPIVTILTLAATGSEMNRGGVISNMQTQQKLGMGGKNLLPKVSFLDPTNTFTVNAYQTAAGSADIFSHLMENYFNATPGTDVQDGVAEGLMKTVIHNLPIALKEPDNYDARANLMWASTLALNGLTGSGKTGTWSCHAMEHELSAFYDITHGIGLAILTPRWMAHILNETTLPKFARFAKEVWGIQETNQEVAAKKGMQALYDFFLANGVPMTLPEVGIETEKDFEQMAQQAVAHSTISKAAFVPLQQADVVQIYQAARKPSTFI from the coding sequence ATGGAAAATTTTAATTTTCATGTAGAGACAGATATTCGCTTTGGCAAAGAACGTTTAGGAGAACTACCAGAAGTGTTACATTCTTTTGGTAAAAATGTTCTGTTGGTCTATGGTGGAGGAAGTGTTAAGAAAAATGGCTTGTATGAAAAAGTGATGAATACACTAGATGGTTATACAGTGATTGAATTAGCAGGGGTGGAACCGAACCCACGCATCGAAACTGTTACAAAAGGTGCGCAATTATGTAGAGAGCACCAAATTGATGTTATTTTAGCTGTTGGTGGGGGTTCGGTGATTGACTGTAGTAAAGCAATTGCAGCTGGAGCGTTTGTTGAAGGTGATTTGTGGGAAAATCTTGTATTGCAACGTCAATATAATGGACCAGCCATTCCGATTGTCACCATTTTAACTTTAGCAGCAACAGGTAGTGAGATGAATCGTGGTGGTGTCATTTCCAATATGCAAACGCAACAAAAGTTAGGAATGGGCGGCAAAAATCTTTTACCGAAAGTTTCTTTCTTAGATCCAACCAATACTTTTACAGTGAATGCGTATCAAACAGCTGCTGGTTCAGCGGATATTTTTAGTCATTTAATGGAAAATTATTTTAATGCAACTCCTGGAACAGATGTTCAAGACGGTGTTGCAGAAGGTTTGATGAAAACAGTTATTCATAATTTGCCAATTGCATTGAAAGAACCTGATAATTATGATGCAAGAGCGAATTTAATGTGGGCAAGTACGTTAGCGTTAAATGGTTTAACGGGAAGTGGTAAAACTGGGACGTGGTCTTGTCATGCGATGGAACATGAACTAAGTGCATTTTATGATATTACGCATGGAATTGGCTTAGCAATTTTAACACCGCGCTGGATGGCACATATTTTGAATGAAACCACACTTCCTAAATTTGCACGTTTTGCAAAAGAGGTTTGGGGAATTCAAGAAACGAATCAAGAAGTAGCAGCGAAAAAAGGGATGCAGGCTTTGTATGACTTTTTCTTAGCAAATGGGGTGCCGATGACGTTGCCAGAAGTGGGTATTGAAACAGAAAAGGACTTTGAACAGATGGCACAACAAGCAGTGGCTCATAGCACCATCAGCAAAGCAGCCTTTGTTCCGTTACAACAAGCAGACGTTGTCCAAATCTATCAAGCAGCACGTAAACCTTCAACGTTCATCTAA
- the gpmA gene encoding 2,3-diphosphoglycerate-dependent phosphoglycerate mutase: MPKLVFSRHGLSEWNKLDQFTGWEDVDLAPEGVEEAIEGGRKIKEAGIEFDIAYTSVLTRAIKTCNYILEYSDQLWVPTIKSWRLNERHYGALQGLNKQATRDKYGDEQVLIWRRSYDTLPPLSDAKPDRRYAHLDPRTVPGGENLKVTLERALPFWEDEIAPALLDGKTVLVAAHGNSLRALAKHIEGISDDDIMGLEIPTGKPLVYELNDDLSVIEKYYL, from the coding sequence ATGCCAAAATTAGTTTTTTCACGTCATGGATTAAGTGAATGGAACAAGTTAGACCAGTTCACTGGTTGGGAAGATGTTGATTTGGCTCCTGAGGGTGTCGAAGAAGCAATAGAAGGTGGCCGTAAAATCAAGGAAGCTGGAATCGAATTTGATATTGCCTATACTTCTGTTTTAACACGTGCCATCAAAACTTGTAACTACATCCTAGAATACTCAGATCAATTATGGGTACCGACAATCAAATCATGGCGCTTAAACGAACGTCACTATGGTGCACTACAAGGTTTAAATAAACAAGCCACTCGTGATAAGTACGGAGACGAGCAAGTTCTTATTTGGCGTCGTTCTTACGATACTTTGCCTCCATTATCAGATGCAAAACCAGACCGTCGCTATGCACATTTAGATCCTCGCACCGTTCCTGGTGGCGAAAATCTAAAAGTCACTTTAGAACGTGCCTTACCATTTTGGGAAGATGAGATTGCTCCTGCATTATTAGATGGTAAAACCGTTTTAGTTGCTGCCCACGGGAACTCATTACGCGCATTAGCAAAACACATTGAAGGTATTTCTGATGACGATATTATGGGACTTGAAATTCCAACAGGTAAACCACTTGTTTATGAACTAAATGATGATTTATCTGTAATCGAAAAATATTATCTATAA
- the gpmI gene encoding 2,3-bisphosphoglycerate-independent phosphoglycerate mutase, with protein MDKKPVILMILDGFGLRDETVGNAVALADTPNFDKYWSKYPHSTLKASGLDVGLPEGQMGNSEVGHTNIGAGRIVYQSLTRIDKSILDGEFAQEKALLDLFDFVKKNNSNLHLMGLVSDGGVHSHINHLFALLEEAKKHDIPAFVDVILDGRDVSPTSGINYVKQLQAKLDELGHGKIASISGRYYAMDRDKRWERVQKYYDVVIHGEGEKSTDAVDVVEKSYAAGVTDEFLLPTVIVENDQPVATINDNDGVLFFNFRPDRALQMSQALTEKEWEFFDRGETPQNVKLVTMTQYSDKLDTEVVFAPISLDNVLGEVLDKNNINQLRIAETEKYPHVTFFFNGGSNTVFGTEERILIDSPKVATYDLQPEMSIYEVTDALVNAINDDKFEAIILNFANPDMVGHSGMVEPTVKAIEAVDECLGRVVETILGKEGFAIITADHGNSETLMDENGNPHTAHTTVPVPVIVTKENAELRTDGRLADLAPTMLDLLAIDLPAEMTGRSLVK; from the coding sequence ATGGACAAGAAACCTGTAATTTTAATGATTTTAGATGGATTTGGCCTAAGAGATGAAACAGTCGGTAACGCTGTGGCATTGGCTGATACACCGAATTTCGATAAGTATTGGAGTAAATATCCTCATAGCACATTAAAAGCTTCTGGTTTAGATGTAGGTCTTCCAGAAGGACAAATGGGAAACTCTGAAGTAGGACATACCAACATTGGTGCTGGACGAATTGTTTATCAAAGTCTAACTCGTATTGATAAGTCAATCCTTGATGGCGAGTTTGCACAAGAAAAAGCTTTGTTAGACTTATTTGATTTCGTGAAAAAAAATAACTCTAACTTACATTTGATGGGCTTAGTTTCTGATGGCGGCGTTCACAGTCATATTAACCATCTATTTGCCTTATTAGAAGAAGCTAAAAAACATGACATCCCGGCTTTTGTTGACGTAATCTTGGATGGTCGTGATGTATCACCAACATCAGGTATCAATTATGTAAAACAATTGCAAGCTAAACTTGACGAATTAGGTCATGGAAAAATTGCTTCAATCTCAGGAAGATATTATGCAATGGACCGCGATAAACGCTGGGAACGAGTACAAAAATACTATGATGTTGTGATTCATGGTGAAGGTGAAAAATCAACAGATGCAGTGGATGTTGTTGAAAAAAGCTATGCAGCTGGCGTAACGGATGAATTCTTATTACCAACAGTGATTGTTGAAAATGACCAACCAGTCGCAACAATTAACGATAATGACGGTGTATTATTCTTTAACTTCCGTCCAGACCGTGCATTACAAATGTCACAAGCATTAACTGAAAAAGAATGGGAATTCTTTGACCGTGGAGAAACACCACAAAACGTGAAATTAGTGACTATGACTCAATATTCAGATAAACTGGATACAGAAGTTGTTTTTGCTCCAATTTCATTAGATAACGTCTTAGGTGAAGTGTTGGATAAAAACAATATCAACCAATTACGTATTGCAGAAACAGAAAAATATCCACACGTTACTTTCTTCTTTAATGGTGGATCAAATACTGTATTTGGCACAGAAGAACGTATTTTGATTGACTCACCAAAAGTTGCAACCTATGACTTGCAACCAGAAATGAGTATCTATGAAGTAACCGATGCGTTGGTAAATGCGATTAACGACGATAAATTTGAAGCAATCATCTTAAACTTTGCTAATCCAGATATGGTTGGACATTCAGGAATGGTTGAACCAACAGTGAAAGCAATTGAAGCTGTAGATGAATGTTTAGGTCGTGTGGTTGAAACTATTTTAGGAAAAGAAGGTTTCGCCATTATCACAGCAGACCACGGAAACTCTGAAACTTTAATGGATGAAAATGGTAATCCGCATACAGCTCATACAACGGTACCAGTTCCAGTTATCGTAACCAAAGAAAATGCTGAATTAAGAACAGATGGTCGTTTAGCAGATTTAGCGCCAACAATGTTAGATTTGTTAGCTATTGATTTACCTGCTGAAATGACTGGTAGAAGCTTAGTTAAATAG
- a CDS encoding recombinase family protein: MKIFGYIRTTITDEDPQPQMTSLQEFGCSEIFHEDYLNSESISLDEILDQMEPGDALVVDQLYRLGKSTRQLADLMLRFQTNHFDLVCLTDTIDTRDSSGKLYFQWMNQMASMERALLKERTLLGLSRAREKGKIGGRPKIDAETVHKIRFLFFEKKESIQTIATTCQVSIGTCYKYIHLSESEIATLLQK, from the coding sequence ATGAAAATATTTGGGTATATCCGTACAACAATTACGGATGAAGATCCTCAACCGCAAATGACGAGTTTACAAGAATTCGGCTGTTCAGAAATTTTCCATGAAGATTATTTGAACTCGGAATCTATTTCACTTGATGAAATACTCGATCAAATGGAACCTGGCGATGCCTTGGTTGTTGATCAGCTTTATCGTCTAGGAAAGTCTACAAGGCAATTAGCAGATTTAATGCTACGCTTCCAAACGAACCATTTTGATTTGGTCTGTTTAACAGATACGATCGATACTCGTGATTCTTCTGGGAAATTATATTTCCAATGGATGAATCAAATGGCCTCAATGGAACGCGCTTTGCTAAAAGAACGTACGCTACTCGGCTTAAGTCGCGCACGAGAAAAAGGAAAAATTGGTGGTCGACCAAAAATCGACGCTGAAACAGTTCACAAAATTCGATTCTTATTTTTCGAAAAGAAAGAATCAATCCAAACAATCGCTACAACCTGTCAAGTATCGATTGGAACATGTTACAAATACATTCATTTATCTGAGAGTGAAATTGCAACTTTACTACAAAAATAA
- the rpiA gene encoding ribose-5-phosphate isomerase RpiA, with protein sequence MNLKQMVGVEAANYVKDGMVVGLGTGSTAYYMIEELGRRVNEEQLSIVGVPTSSASRKQALELGIPVKTIDEVTCVDVTIDGADEISADFQGIKGGGAALLFEKVVASYSDQVIWIVDESKMVDKLGKFPLPVEVVPYGEEQLFRIFKEKGYRPTFRMENETEKKITDCGHSIIDLHLDVIEDPFTLNEELNQLVGVVEHGLFLNMVDTIIIGEENGPKKVTVVR encoded by the coding sequence TTGAATTTAAAACAAATGGTAGGCGTCGAAGCAGCAAATTATGTCAAAGACGGAATGGTCGTGGGACTGGGAACTGGTTCAACTGCTTATTACATGATTGAAGAATTAGGTCGACGCGTCAATGAAGAGCAATTATCAATTGTTGGGGTCCCTACTTCCTCTGCTTCTCGTAAACAAGCCTTAGAATTGGGTATTCCGGTAAAAACAATTGATGAAGTCACTTGCGTAGATGTAACAATTGATGGTGCGGATGAAATTAGTGCTGATTTTCAAGGAATTAAAGGTGGCGGTGCGGCACTTTTATTTGAAAAAGTGGTAGCTTCTTATTCTGATCAAGTCATTTGGATTGTTGACGAATCTAAAATGGTGGATAAATTAGGTAAATTTCCTTTACCTGTGGAAGTTGTCCCATATGGTGAAGAACAACTTTTTCGAATTTTTAAAGAAAAGGGCTATCGTCCAACATTTCGAATGGAAAACGAAACAGAGAAGAAAATCACAGATTGCGGGCATTCAATTATCGATTTGCATTTAGATGTCATTGAAGATCCCTTTACTTTAAATGAAGAATTAAATCAATTGGTTGGCGTTGTGGAACATGGGTTATTTTTAAATATGGTTGATACAATAATTATTGGTGAAGAAAATGGTCCTAAGAAGGTAACAGTTGTTCGTTAG
- the rpsL gene encoding 30S ribosomal protein S12: protein MPTINQLVRKPRKSKVEKSNSPALNKGYNSFKKAQTNVSSPQKRGVATRVGTMTPKKPNSALRKYARVRLSNLIEVTAYIPGIGHNLQEHSVVLLRGGRVKDLPGVRYHIVRGALDTAGVNDRKQSRSKYGTKRPKA, encoded by the coding sequence ATGCCTACAATTAACCAATTAGTACGTAAACCTCGTAAATCCAAGGTTGAAAAATCAAATTCACCTGCATTGAACAAAGGATATAATAGTTTCAAAAAAGCTCAAACAAACGTGAGCTCACCTCAAAAACGTGGGGTAGCTACTCGTGTCGGAACAATGACACCTAAAAAACCGAACTCGGCTTTACGTAAATATGCACGTGTTCGTTTGTCTAACTTGATTGAAGTTACAGCTTATATCCCAGGTATTGGACATAACTTACAAGAACACAGTGTTGTATTATTACGCGGTGGACGTGTAAAAGACTTACCAGGGGTACGTTATCATATCGTTCGTGGTGCTTTGGATACGGCTGGTGTAAACGACCGTAAACAATCTCGTTCTAAATATGGTACTAAACGACCAAAAGCTTAA
- the rpsG gene encoding 30S ribosomal protein S7, whose translation MPRKGPVAKRDVLPDPIYNSKLVTRLINRVMVDGKRGVAANIIYNSFDIIKESTGNDPLEVFEQAMKNIMPVLEVKARRVGGSNYQVPVEVRPERRTTLGLRWVVNYARLRGEHTMEERLAKEIMDAANNTGASVKKREDTHKMAEANRAFAHYRW comes from the coding sequence ATGCCTCGTAAAGGTCCTGTTGCAAAACGTGATGTATTACCAGATCCTATTTATAACTCAAAATTAGTAACTCGTTTAATCAACCGCGTAATGGTTGACGGTAAACGTGGAGTTGCTGCGAATATCATCTACAACTCATTTGATATTATTAAAGAATCTACAGGCAATGATCCATTGGAAGTTTTCGAACAAGCAATGAAAAACATTATGCCTGTATTAGAAGTAAAAGCTCGTCGTGTTGGGGGTTCTAACTATCAAGTACCAGTTGAAGTTCGTCCTGAACGTCGTACAACTTTAGGTCTACGTTGGGTTGTTAACTACGCTCGTTTGCGTGGAGAACACACAATGGAAGAACGTCTAGCTAAAGAAATCATGGATGCTGCTAACAATACTGGTGCTTCAGTTAAAAAACGTGAAGACACTCATAAAATGGCAGAAGCTAACCGTGCATTTGCACACTATCGTTGGTAA